One Synechococcus sp. CC9605 genomic window carries:
- the tsaD gene encoding tRNA (adenosine(37)-N6)-threonylcarbamoyltransferase complex transferase subunit TsaD — protein sequence MHAVLALETSCDESAAAVLRRHADGRIDVLASRIASQVEEHARWGGVVPEIASRRHVEALPGLVEAVVDEAGVTLGQLDAIAATITPGLAGALMVASVTGRTLAALHQRPFLGVHHLEGHLASVMLGDVPQQAPYLVLLVSGGHTELILVAEDGGMTRLGRSHDDAAGEAFDKVARLLGLGYPGGPAIQAVAETGDATRFRLPKGRISLPGGGFHPYDFSFSGLKTAMLRTVETLRQTTDSLPLADLAASFEQVVADVLVQRSLRCAADHGVQQLVMVGGVAANRRLRQSMLEQGNQRGIAVSIAPLAFCTDNAAMIGAAALMRLGQNAACTSFESGVAARWPLDQANALYTPDPPF from the coding sequence ATGCATGCAGTGCTTGCCCTCGAAACAAGTTGTGACGAGTCCGCTGCAGCGGTCCTGCGCCGTCACGCTGATGGGCGAATCGACGTTCTGGCCTCGCGGATTGCATCTCAGGTTGAGGAGCATGCCCGTTGGGGTGGTGTGGTGCCCGAAATCGCTTCGCGCCGCCACGTTGAGGCCCTGCCGGGGCTGGTGGAGGCCGTGGTTGACGAGGCGGGCGTCACTCTGGGGCAGCTGGATGCCATCGCGGCCACGATCACTCCAGGTCTGGCAGGGGCTCTGATGGTGGCCTCGGTGACCGGCCGAACCCTTGCCGCGCTGCATCAGCGCCCCTTCCTCGGCGTTCATCATCTGGAGGGCCATCTGGCCTCTGTGATGCTTGGAGATGTTCCACAGCAAGCTCCTTATCTGGTGTTGCTGGTGAGTGGGGGCCACACCGAGCTGATTCTTGTGGCTGAGGACGGCGGGATGACGCGGCTCGGCCGAAGCCATGACGATGCCGCTGGAGAGGCTTTCGACAAGGTGGCCCGCCTGCTCGGTTTGGGATATCCCGGGGGTCCTGCCATCCAGGCTGTAGCCGAAACGGGTGATGCAACGCGCTTTCGCCTGCCCAAGGGGCGGATTTCATTGCCGGGCGGCGGTTTTCACCCCTACGACTTTTCCTTCAGTGGTCTGAAGACCGCCATGCTCCGCACCGTGGAAACCCTGCGGCAAACCACCGATTCGCTGCCTCTTGCCGACCTGGCCGCCAGTTTCGAACAGGTGGTGGCCGATGTTCTGGTGCAGCGCAGCCTTCGCTGTGCCGCAGACCATGGTGTTCAGCAACTGGTGATGGTCGGCGGTGTCGCCGCGAACCGTCGCTTGCGTCAAAGCATGCTCGAACAGGGAAATCAGCGGGGCATAGCGGTTTCCATCGCTCCGCTGGCCTTCTGCACCGACAACGCCGCCATGATCGGAGCTGCGGCCTTGATGCGTCTGGGCCAGAACGCCGCTTGCACCTCTTTTGAATCAGGCGTTGCAGCCCGCTGGCCTCTGGATCAGGCCAATGCGCTTTACACACCGGACCCACCCTTTTAG
- a CDS encoding chlorophyll a/b-binding protein produces the protein MVQPETRSDAPEPVEADELNAWKRGFTPQAEIWNGRLAMIGLSAGIAVVLLVRVFSGG, from the coding sequence GTGGTCCAACCGGAAACCAGATCAGATGCTCCAGAGCCCGTTGAGGCTGATGAGCTGAACGCCTGGAAGCGTGGCTTCACCCCACAGGCCGAAATCTGGAATGGCCGTCTGGCGATGATCGGCCTCTCCGCAGGGATCGCTGTTGTGTTGTTGGTGCGTGTGTTCAGCGGTGGCTGA
- the gmk gene encoding guanylate kinase — translation MSTSGKLTLITGPSGVGKGTLVNQLLERHPQIWLSVSATTRSPRQGEQDGINYFFHSRAGFEALVEQGGFLEWAEFAGNCYGTPRGPVEQQMAAGRPVLLEIELEGARQVRRSFPDGFQIFLAPPSFDELERRIRGRGTDSEDAIQRRLTRAREELEAQQEFDAVVINDDLESALNQVETLMGLG, via the coding sequence ATGTCCACCAGTGGAAAGCTCACCTTGATCACCGGCCCCAGTGGCGTCGGCAAGGGAACCCTGGTGAACCAGCTGCTGGAACGGCATCCCCAGATCTGGCTGTCGGTGTCGGCCACCACCCGTTCGCCGCGCCAGGGGGAGCAGGACGGCATCAACTACTTCTTCCACAGCCGTGCGGGGTTTGAGGCCTTGGTGGAGCAGGGAGGTTTTCTTGAGTGGGCGGAATTTGCGGGGAATTGCTACGGCACCCCCCGAGGTCCCGTTGAGCAACAGATGGCGGCGGGGCGCCCCGTGCTGCTGGAGATTGAGCTTGAAGGTGCCCGTCAGGTGCGTCGCAGTTTTCCGGACGGTTTTCAGATTTTTCTGGCTCCCCCCAGCTTTGATGAGTTGGAGCGCCGGATTCGGGGGCGCGGAACCGATTCAGAGGACGCCATTCAGCGCCGCCTGACTCGCGCTCGCGAAGAACTCGAGGCCCAACAGGAATTCGACGCTGTCGTGATCAATGACGATCTCGAATCAGCGTTGAACCAGGTGGAGACCCTGATGGGGCTGGGATGA
- a CDS encoding photosystem I reaction center subunit III (PsaF), which yields MRRLFAVVLSALLVFGFAPVAKADVAGLTPCSESARFQQRAAAATTPQAKARFEMYSQASCGDDGLPHLIVDGRWSHAGDFVYPGIMFLYVAGCIGWAGREYLKATRGKNAAQYEIFIDRSIAIKSLLAAATWPLAAFGEFTSGKLLEDDSKVTVSPR from the coding sequence ATGCGTCGTCTCTTCGCCGTCGTGCTTTCAGCACTCCTGGTGTTCGGCTTCGCCCCCGTCGCCAAGGCGGATGTGGCTGGCCTCACACCCTGCTCAGAAAGTGCCCGCTTCCAGCAACGTGCTGCCGCTGCCACCACGCCTCAGGCCAAAGCTCGCTTCGAGATGTACAGCCAGGCCTCCTGTGGTGACGATGGCCTTCCCCACCTGATCGTCGATGGCCGCTGGAGCCATGCCGGTGATTTTGTCTATCCCGGGATCATGTTCCTGTACGTCGCCGGCTGCATCGGCTGGGCTGGTCGTGAGTACTTGAAAGCAACTCGCGGCAAGAATGCTGCCCAATACGAAATCTTTATCGATCGCAGCATCGCCATCAAGAGCCTTCTGGCTGCTGCCACCTGGCCTCTGGCTGCTTTCGGTGAATTCACCAGCGGCAAGCTGCTCGAAGACGACAGCAAGGTGACCGTTTCACCACGCTGA
- the psaJ gene encoding photosystem I reaction center subunit IX, giving the protein MNKFLTAAPVVAAIWFTATAGILIEWNRFFPDLLFHPM; this is encoded by the coding sequence ATGAACAAGTTTCTGACCGCAGCTCCAGTGGTTGCAGCCATCTGGTTCACCGCCACCGCAGGAATCCTGATCGAGTGGAACCGCTTCTTCCCAGATCTCCTCTTCCACCCGATGTGA
- a CDS encoding DUF1643 domain-containing protein has product MSSVADSSASEASLSSDGFYRWWLRRRLGTGEGCLLFVGLNPSRADGQHDDPTLRRLIGFARHWGYRELLVLNLFARMSPSPAALLRVKDPIGGLNDAILNRWFNHWSRTSGVDLWCGWGANGARWDRTQLVLGNIQRLLPQRRRSVPNSPHPLMLGQTASGQPRHPLYALGNACLHPFLWADPEPIRHPVGTMADVLPR; this is encoded by the coding sequence TTGAGCTCTGTCGCCGACAGCTCGGCGTCTGAAGCGTCCCTCAGCAGCGATGGCTTCTACCGCTGGTGGCTGCGGCGCCGCCTGGGTACGGGCGAAGGGTGTCTGCTTTTCGTGGGTCTGAATCCCTCGAGAGCAGATGGCCAGCATGATGACCCGACCCTGCGCCGTTTGATCGGCTTCGCCAGGCATTGGGGATATCGGGAGTTGCTGGTGCTGAATCTGTTCGCCCGGATGTCGCCGTCTCCGGCGGCGCTGCTGCGGGTCAAGGACCCCATCGGAGGGCTGAACGACGCGATCTTGAACCGCTGGTTCAACCACTGGTCCCGGACCTCTGGGGTCGATCTCTGGTGTGGGTGGGGGGCGAATGGGGCGCGATGGGACCGGACTCAGCTGGTTCTTGGAAACATTCAGCGTTTGCTGCCGCAACGCCGACGCTCCGTTCCCAACTCGCCGCATCCGCTGATGCTGGGGCAGACGGCCTCGGGCCAACCGCGCCATCCGCTTTATGCCCTGGGCAATGCCTGTCTTCACCCTTTTCTCTGGGCAGACCCGGAACCGATCCGTCATCCTGTGGGGACCATGGCGGATGTCCTTCCTCGCTGA
- a CDS encoding type IV pilus twitching motility protein PilT, whose protein sequence is MAQPVFPPSFPPRPTSGQSSGRSREVHNPGPRAAADGSGSPSLEDIVRIAHDAGHSDVHLGVGKVPRYRARGDMQGTEWPVTRAEVFQGWLQEILTPQQIDGFNRDKEFDGSHAFRFVRVRINLMDSLRGPAMVLRLIPQTILTMEQLHLPSVLQSLAARPKGLILVTGPTGSGKSTTLAAMIDWINRNEARHILTIKDPVEFVHESRRSLIRHLEVGLHTLKFHNALRAALREDPDVILVGEIRDQETLSTALEAAQTGHLVFGTLHTNSAVKTMERVLGMYPPEEQETVRRSLSESLLGVIAQGLIKTTDGKRAAYHDILISTDACKDYIQRGALDEVEEIMERSGFDGMVTTNQSLLALVEADRIDGDQAVAASLKPNELAQALRGRS, encoded by the coding sequence GTGGCTCAGCCGGTTTTTCCCCCCAGCTTCCCGCCGCGCCCAACCTCCGGCCAAAGTTCAGGTCGATCTCGGGAGGTTCACAACCCAGGGCCCAGGGCCGCTGCGGATGGCTCTGGCTCTCCAAGCCTCGAGGACATCGTGCGCATCGCCCATGATGCCGGCCATTCCGATGTCCACCTCGGAGTGGGGAAAGTCCCGCGCTACCGGGCCCGGGGAGACATGCAGGGCACGGAATGGCCGGTCACCCGCGCCGAGGTCTTTCAGGGATGGCTCCAGGAAATCCTGACGCCACAGCAGATCGATGGCTTCAACCGCGACAAGGAATTTGACGGCTCCCATGCCTTCCGCTTCGTGCGCGTGCGCATCAACCTGATGGATTCCCTGCGGGGCCCGGCCATGGTGCTGCGCCTCATTCCGCAGACGATCCTCACCATGGAGCAGCTGCATCTCCCCAGCGTGCTGCAGAGCCTCGCGGCCCGGCCGAAGGGACTGATCCTGGTCACCGGACCGACAGGGTCCGGCAAGAGCACAACCCTGGCGGCGATGATCGATTGGATCAACCGCAATGAGGCACGCCACATCCTCACGATCAAGGATCCCGTCGAGTTCGTGCATGAGAGCCGCAGATCCCTCATCCGGCACCTGGAAGTGGGGTTGCACACTCTCAAGTTCCACAACGCCCTGAGGGCCGCCCTGCGGGAGGATCCCGATGTGATTCTGGTGGGCGAAATCCGGGATCAGGAAACCCTCTCCACGGCCCTTGAAGCGGCCCAGACCGGCCACCTGGTGTTCGGGACCCTGCACACCAATTCAGCGGTGAAAACCATGGAACGGGTCCTCGGCATGTATCCGCCTGAAGAGCAGGAGACTGTTCGCCGTTCGTTGTCCGAGTCGCTGTTGGGGGTGATCGCCCAGGGCTTGATCAAGACAACAGATGGAAAACGGGCTGCGTATCACGACATCCTGATCAGCACCGATGCCTGCAAGGACTACATCCAGCGGGGGGCTCTCGATGAGGTGGAGGAAATCATGGAACGCAGCGGATTCGATGGGATGGTGACCACAAATCAATCGCTGCTGGCCCTGGTGGAGGCGGATCGCATTGACGGCGATCAAGCGGTGGCCGCCAGCCTCAAGCCCAACGAGCTGGCTCAGGCCCTGCGGGGCCGAAGCTGA
- the wecB gene encoding non-hydrolyzing UDP-N-acetylglucosamine 2-epimerase has translation MAEQPRVTIVLGTRPEAIKLAPVIRTFQACDALQTRVVLTGQHREMVGQVMDLFHLQADQDLNLMTPRQTLTHVTCAALQGLREDFQAYLPQLVLVQGDTTTAFAAGLAAFYEQIPVGHVEAGLRTDNLLDPFPEEANRRLLSQIATLHFAPTLKAQSNLKASGVVGEIFVTGNTVIDALLLMAESAPDVRFDGLDWDQQRVILATVHRRENWGERLNDIAAGMLQVLERYPDTALLLPMHRNPTVREPLQALLGSHPRVVLTEPLDYDRLVAAMKGCSLLLTDSGGLQEEAPALGKPVLVLRRTTERPEAVDAGTARLVGTDPDVILEETSRLLGDATAYQEMSRAVNPFGDGHASERILELCRRQLGV, from the coding sequence ATGGCTGAACAGCCCCGCGTCACGATCGTTCTGGGAACGCGTCCGGAGGCGATCAAGCTGGCTCCGGTCATCCGGACGTTTCAAGCCTGTGATGCATTGCAGACCCGTGTCGTCCTGACCGGTCAGCACCGCGAAATGGTGGGCCAGGTGATGGATCTGTTCCATCTCCAGGCGGATCAGGATCTCAATCTGATGACACCCCGTCAGACCCTGACACATGTCACCTGTGCTGCGCTGCAGGGGCTGCGGGAAGACTTTCAGGCCTATCTACCTCAATTGGTCCTGGTGCAGGGCGACACCACCACGGCGTTTGCCGCTGGTTTGGCTGCGTTTTACGAGCAGATCCCGGTTGGTCATGTGGAGGCCGGTCTGCGCACCGACAATCTTCTGGATCCCTTCCCGGAGGAAGCCAACCGCCGGCTCCTCTCCCAGATCGCGACCCTTCATTTCGCGCCGACGCTCAAGGCCCAATCCAACCTGAAAGCATCCGGTGTGGTCGGGGAGATCTTCGTGACAGGTAACACCGTGATCGATGCGCTGTTGTTGATGGCGGAATCGGCGCCGGATGTTCGGTTTGACGGCCTCGACTGGGACCAACAGAGGGTGATCCTCGCCACGGTGCATCGCCGTGAAAACTGGGGTGAGCGGCTGAACGACATCGCTGCAGGAATGCTGCAGGTGCTTGAGCGCTATCCCGACACGGCGCTGCTGCTGCCGATGCACCGCAACCCGACGGTGCGTGAACCGCTGCAGGCCCTGCTTGGAAGCCATCCCCGTGTCGTTTTGACCGAACCTCTCGACTACGACCGTCTCGTTGCAGCGATGAAAGGCTGCTCCCTGTTGCTCACCGATTCCGGTGGTCTCCAGGAGGAAGCCCCTGCGCTCGGCAAACCCGTGCTGGTTCTGCGGCGCACCACAGAGCGGCCAGAGGCTGTTGATGCGGGAACGGCCCGGTTGGTGGGTACCGATCCCGATGTGATCCTGGAAGAGACCTCGCGGCTGCTTGGGGATGCCACGGCCTATCAAGAGATGTCCCGCGCCGTTAACCCCTTCGGCGATGGTCACGCGAGCGAACGCATCCTTGAGCTCTGTCGCCGACAGCTCGGCGTCTGA